From Mus musculus strain C57BL/6J chromosome 17, GRCm38.p6 C57BL/6J, the proteins below share one genomic window:
- the Olfr55 gene encoding olfactory receptor 55, with the protein MLGLNYTFVSEFILIGFSTFPHLQLMFFLLFLLMYLFTLLGNLLIMTTIWSEHSLHTPMYLFLCALSISEIFYTFAIIPRMLADLLTTLHSIAFLACASQMFFSFTFGFTHSFLLTVMGYDRYVAICHPLRYNVLMSPRGCACLVAWSWVGGSFMGTVVTTAIFNLTFCGPNEIHHFTCHVPPLLKLACGENVLEVAKGVEIVCITALLGCFLLILLSYAFIVVTILKIPSAEGRHKAFSTCASHLTVVVVHYGFASVIYLKPKGPKSLEGDTLMGITYTVLTPFLSPIIFSLRNKELKNAMKKIFLSKLYPEKI; encoded by the coding sequence ATGTTGGGGCTAAATTACACCTTTGTGTCAGAGTTCATCCTCATTGGCTTCTCTACCTTCCCTCATCTTCAGCTGATGTTCTTCCTGCTGTTCCTGCTCATGTACCTCTTCACTCTGCTAGGCAACCTGCTCATCATGACCACCATCTGGAGTGAACACAGtctccacacacccatgtaccTCTTCCTGTGTGCCCTCTCCATCTCTGAGATTTTCTACACCTTTGCCATCATCCCACGCATGTTGGCTGACCTGCTCACCACACTTCACTCCATCGCCTTTCTGGCCTGTGCCAGCCAGATGTTCTTCTCCTTCACATTTGGCTTCACCCATTCCTTTCTACTCACTGTCATGGGTTATGACCGCTACGTGGCCATCTGTCACCCACTGAGATACAATGTGCTCATGAGCCCCCGTGGCTGTGCCTGCCTGGTAGCCTGGTCCTGGGTTGGTGGATCATTCATGGGGACAGTGGTGACGACAGCCATTTTCAACCTCACATTCTGTGGACCCAATGAGATCCACCATTTTACTTGTCATGTTCCACCTCTATTGAAGTTGGCATGTGGAGAGAATGTACTGGAGGTGGCAAAGGGTGTAGAAATAGTGTGCATCACAGCCCTCCTGGgctgctttctcctcatcctcctctcatATGCCTTCATTGTGGTTACCATCTTGAAGATACCATCAGCTGAGGGTCGGCACAAGGCTTTCTCCACATGTGCATCCCACCTCACAGTGGTGGTTGTACATTATGGCTTTGCTTCTGTCATTTACCTCAAGCCTAAGGGCCCCAAGTCTCTGGAAGGAGATACTCTGATGGGCATCACCTACACAGTCCTCACCCCCTTCCTTAGTCCCATCATCTTCAGTCTCAGGAACAAGGAGCTAAAGAATGCCATGAAGAAGATCTTCCTAAGTAAACTCTATCCAGAGAAAATTTAA